A window of Gambusia affinis linkage group LG03, SWU_Gaff_1.0, whole genome shotgun sequence genomic DNA:
AAGAGTGAACTGCAACTGGAGTTAGTGGAGAGTCACAGAGTCTGTGGGTTATTGGTTCCAGTATGccattattttttcacataaactGGTTTGGATTGCTTTTCTCTCagtaaatgaaatcataatttgtaaactgcattttgtattacCTGGGGTTATCTTAGATATCGGTTAAATGAAGCACAAAGCTTGtggcaaaaaagcaaaaacaaaataaatttcaaatatatttttgagttCCAATTTTTTAATTCCTAAACTAAATCATGTTTTTGATAAGATACATTCATACCATTGATTTTAGGTTAAGGGCTAACTAGTTGTCGATTATCTTATCATTATTGCCTATGTTATTTGTGCTTTATTCCTAATAGTCAACAAAATGGGCCACAGActgggttttgttttccatttctgctTTACTTAAGCTTTAGGCCTgactttactgtttttgttttcctcctctcatTATCAGGTGAGCTGTAAAACTCAGCTGTTCCTCCAACTCACCTGTTGGCAGGTATCCAGGAAACgtcatgaaaaacatttgaacaggTGTGCTTTGGAGAAtagaaactaaaatatgacagaGAGGGAAAACGAATCTTAAATGAAGTGGGCTGAACCCGGTCTGTATATAAACACAGCAGCTCAGGCTCAGAGGAGCAAAACACCAGAGGATCAGCGATTACTGGACATTTGAAGCCTGAAGGACATTTTCTTTCACTCGAGGTTAAACGCAAGGTAAGTTCATCTCCTAATGAATATGTCTATGATCTCACCTCTGAATATTGTCATAATGAAATgctttttaattgcttttcagGTCAGTTTAATCATGGACATAGTCATCAGAATGCTGGACGGGACGTCCCGCACGATGAAAGTCAACCCGCACGACACGGTGGGCTCTCTGAAGAATCGCATCCAGGAGGGGCTGGGGGTTCCCGCTGCCAGGCAGAGGCTGGTCTTCACGAACGGGTCGAGCACTCCTCTGAACGACGACTCCAAGCCACTCAGCTTCTACAACATCGAGCCGGGCTCCCATGTGTCTCTGCTGGTCACCCAGCCGTCCACCTTCCAGGTGTTCCTAAAAAACGAGACGGGGAAAACTACCACCTACGACGTCACACCGGACGAGACGGTGGAGGGCTTCAGGAGGAGAGTGGAGAAGAGAGAGGGGGTCCCTGCGAACCAGCAGAGGCTGATCCATGAGAGCCGGGAGATGCAGACCGGAAAACTGTCCGACTACAAAGTGAAAGAGCACAGCACGATCTTCCTGACTCTGCGTCTGAGAGGAGGCTGAGGAGGCTGTCCACATGAAGAACacattccagtttttatttatttgttaaggCACTTTGatgataaaacaattaaaaggcATTTTCTgtacacatacaaaaaaaaaaaaatcatattggTGATGTAAGTGAAATTGTAATATAGCGTCTAGCAGTCTGAATAAGGGTCAGTCAggacacattttatttctgcatttgaaCCAATCAGTAGGTATAGCTGTTTAGTTGTTATTGTTACTATTAATCTGTCCTGAAATTCTGGGAATTTGTCAAAATCCAAACTGTAAAATTTATGTCAACTTccacaaaatattcaaaaaatgttttgtgataaaATAGGGTAGGTAGAGTTTAAGAcgggaaggaaataaaaaaaaaaaagaagaatatcagaacaaccaaaaatagtttttgtgtaTCATGGTGTTTAGTAGATCTGTGATGTGAAGAGACTTAAGTGACTGTATGAGAGGAACAGGAAGtcataatatattttatccCCTAATTGTTCATGTTCGAAATAAATTGTGTAAAACTGCATGTAAACTGACACATTTgtcttattcttattttctggttgtactttttattgtctgtttgaaatgaataaagcaTACCTCATACCTTGCTTATGCAAAGAATGTCCTAATTTTAAACTTTCTCAAGTTTTGAAATACAAGTCTGTTGAAGTGAAGCATAAAAAATACTCTTGTTTTGATTGcagtttgtaataaaatatatttaaacttgtTAAACAGAAATGCGACTTCATGTAAAATTTCCATGTGTT
This region includes:
- the LOC122827900 gene encoding polyubiquitin-like, which produces MDIVIRMLDGTSRTMKVNPHDTVGSLKNRIQEGLGVPAARQRLVFTNGSSTPLNDDSKPLSFYNIEPGSHVSLLVTQPSTFQVFLKNETGKTTTYDVTPDETVEGFRRRVEKREGVPANQQRLIHESREMQTGKLSDYKVKEHSTIFLTLRLRGG